GCATTGATGTGTACTCAAAATTGGCACTGGACTGAAATCAAAGGTAAAatcacttattttatttattcatatattttagtatttttatattttttcactaACAAAGCACttgatgattattttttatattttcattattagatCGTGAGCCGCTTAAATGGTTTGTAGAACAAATTATGAATGTTGAAGGAGTGGATGATCCCAATGATCAACGATATTGTGCCATGGCGTTTTGGATTGGCAGCTTGGAATTTACATGgatttgtaatgttttttatttgtggattttaATGGTGGTGTACTTGaacttgtgttattttttatgtttgttttattttgtgatatttttaGTTGTGGATTTATGATGTTATTGTATGTTATTCATATTGAATTGTTAATTGTTGggttataattgaattttattttatattattagttaaattgttggatttttaaattatattttaaatttttaaatttttaatttttgtggattcGAATATCCGAAATATCCACCTGCATCTGTTACGACACATTTTTTTGCAAATCCAGATGTAGATCCGACCATAGAAACGTAAATTCAGATCCGGATATGGATTTTGCCCACCTTACGCATAACATGAACTATAATGCATTACCCAGATTATGTGTTCCCAGGTCAAGTgacgaaaagaaaaaggaagtaGCTCCATCACCAAATCATATACCAAAACTGGCTTAATTTGATGTTCCAATTTTCAACACCTTCATCTTAAAACGATATCAGTTGAATTCCACTATTGACTACGTactttgatataattaaaacatacaatgaaaaaaataaaaaaggaaaaatgactcTTGATAACTTGAAAATCATGATATACAAGATCTTAGAAAATCGTACATCATTTTCAAACCAAAGACTGATAGAATGACCCCACAAATTTCTGCGATGGATCCTAGTCCATAATGGTAATTTTATCGACTAGAAAAAGCAACTGAAGTACAAGAGTAGCAAATATTCTCATTTGACTCGGAATGAAACATTACAGTTAACTTCTGCACACTTAACTacattttatttccaaatttCTTCCTGGATTTTACAACAATCTGGTGGAAAAGGAGTAACTTTAAAAGTCGCGCTCTCCCTTGCAAGAACTAAGGCTTCTGTGCAATGTTCATAGAGAAGAGAGAGTGGCATTATCATTATCACTGTAGTTTCACTATCCACAGACTAGTACCCCACAAAATCCTCCCACTGATACCAGCTGCAAACTCTTGTAAATAACTAGGACATAAAGCCAAAACTTctgacaaaaagaaaattgtcaaACTTAGTGAAAGTCTTAAGATAACCAAAAAAGGACTGAATAACAAGATGCATACATCAAATAACTGACTGTAGATCTTCACTGAAATGAAGCAAGCATGCGTATGAAaagataatttctttttattagatCTTCAAATGTCCATCCCAAAGGCAACAATCATCATTTATGCAGTTATAAGGGATTTCCTTTTAAAGCTAAAGCATACTTCCAACTCTACACTGGACATTCAGTTTCTAGAAAACAAACCAACTTAATTCTCTTAGTAAGAAGAATAACATTAACAGATATGGTGATTtgtgcatatatatatgttcacAAATGGTTCATGAGAATCGTTTTCTCTTTTGTGATTTATCAAGTCCAACTGAAGAAAAATTCCATAGGTTAAAGGCTAAGCTGAGCAAATGGCCACCTTTCCACCCACAATAAGTgggtgtttttattttcattcctcctttcttttttttctttttctctcccGAAAGGCACAAAACTGGGTTTAGACAAACCTAATTcaggttaaattaaataaggatGTGCTGATCCAAGATATATGGGAACCAATCAAGAAACTAAATTGTAATGTGAAAAGCTCAACTGTTGAGATAGCTCAATAGGAGATTAATTGTAAtgaataaaagcaaaaaatattCCTCCAAATTCATGAACTACATGGCAGAATCAAAAGCAAATGAAACATTTCGGTAAGGATCAATGAGAGATATGGATTATACCTCATTCAATTTTCAGGCTCTCTTTTGAAGGAACCAACAGGAACCACACCAGCGGAATCATGATTAGTGCCACTCAGAACATCCATACCCTgttaaaaaaacattaaacTAGTTACAATATTTTGTTGAGTTAAAAGAATCCATATAGTTGTTAACACAAACAAAAATCTGGCCATAAAGGTTTAAATGTATAATTAGTACTTTCTACTAAAAGACCCACAAAACCTGATTATTTGAAGCTTGCCCCCGATTGGGCCTCGCATTGagatcaattaatttattgtccACCTTTCCATCACCGTCAGCATTACCATCTAGCATTGGAACTGGAGAGCCCCTGTGATTTTGCTGGTTCTCTCTAGCAGTAATCCTAAATGGTTGAGTCTGGTCCCtcgttattttgttttgatcaaGGGATTGCAGAGCCAGTTCCTCCAAACGACCAGCCTTGTCCCCTGGAAACTATAAAGAGAGTATCAAAGAAGAGTTTATTCAGAAGACCATTTACAGAAAGAAGAACACAGAACCTCTCTAGTAGAGAGACACAAACCTCAACTCTCTGCCTCAAAAGGAGATATCTCCCATGGGTTCTTTTACCACCAACATGAACAGTCATATCGCATTGCAAGCACAGGGAACTACCATCTATCTCACAGTAAAAGAAAGCTACATACACATTTCCAAGATAAGAAACAAACTTAAACCCCTCGTACAAAAGCTCAAAAAATGAAATCCTTGCAGaagtaaaaagtaataaaacctTACATACCAGGAGCATTTTCACAGATGTCACATCGTGGGACATCACTGGGGTTAGCAAGCCCTACCCTCACATGACGACTAGCAAGCTTATTGCACATATGGACCTGGaacccaaaatgaaaaatgttttgCCATCAAAATTGTACCAAAACACAACGAGCAAATGGATCGTAGGAAgggtaacttttttttaaaaaaaaaactttagaTTACAATTCACACCCATTCTGGTTTGGAATGCTTTTAATCCATCTAATTTAATCCGACAACTCAGGAGTTGATTGATTGAAGTCACCGCcaagtaatatttattatctaatattaCCAACTAACTAGCAGAGTAGTGCTACACTTGCAAAGCCAAGAAGTAATACATGTGGTGCTCATACGAATCATCACCAAATCGCAGTGAAATGATAAGATACGATAACCACACGACACTTTGTATCCCTCCAGAGACTTTGAATAATTGATTCTTTGGATGCACATCTTTCCGCTTCATTCTCACAGATTTCATAtcaagaattttgttttcaagcTTTAATCATTAGGGCCCCCGGAAATGGATTGTTACAAAGACCAGCTACAGTCAACACAGAACATGTCCGTGACAAACGagcaaataaaaatctattacTATAAATGCACCAAAATAAGAGAGGGGGAAAAGATTTTTCCTTTCACAGCTATATATTGCTCATTCTAGATAAAGAGTCACAACCCCAGATGAAAACGGCATCAGAAAATGAACtgtggtgatgatgatgataccTTTTCGTCGCAAGAGCGGCAAAGAGCGGCCTCATCAGCAGCGCAGAAAAGAATCGCAGCTGCGCTTTCACACACGTCGCAAAGCGTTCGcatttttctgtttctttttcttttggttcaATCAATCTATCTATTCTAATCTCTCTACTTTTTCATTCGAGCTATCTCTGTCTCGGAAACGACATCGTATTTTTCACTGGCGAAACCAAACTAGTgcaaagatgatgatgatgaatccAACAAGTTCAGAAACAGATTAGATTAGAGAGCTCGATTGAGTTAACTAACCTGAAAGCAAATTTTAcgtattataaaaaaaaagaaaaaaaaagaaagaaaactggagcttaaatatatgtttgttGCGCGTTGAATGGGGGGTGCTGTTGGTGTTGGatggagaaagagagagagagagagagagcagtGAATGAAGGGAGACAAATTGATTCTGCTTTGATTTTGAGACTCTCGTAAGAACCGTGGAGAAACAAAAGCAAGAGAGAACACTGTGTGTGTTGTTTTGCTTTGGTCTCCCCTCACGCGCTGCTCTGTGTTTTATGTCCTACTCGCTCTATTTCGCCTATAATTATCACtctaattaatgaaaaatacagtgtgcgtgtgtgtgtgtgtatatatatagggaaatttaccaaattaggCATAGTACTTTAggaaattacaaaactaaccacacaagtttttttatatcaaaactagccaaacaacaaatttttggACCACAATACCCTTGTCAATCTCACCCAAAACTCACCAAAACCTGTAACTCACCCACACTTCTCACCAAACGGAAGCACCATAGAGAGCCAAATCGGAGACCATCATCGGCGGCAATCTCACCGAAATCCCGTTCAACAACACCAATTCCACCAAAATCACGTTTAATAGCAATCAAAATCTCCAAGATCAACATTTGAAGTTTAAAAACCCTAGATTAGCAATTTTAAACACATGCTTTATATTGTTATTGTGTTGTGTTGTGATTGTGTGTTGTTGTGATGgtgttggtggtggtggtggtggtggtggtggtgtaTTGTCGGATTGTGTTGGCAGC
This window of the Citrus sinensis cultivar Valencia sweet orange chromosome 8, DVS_A1.0, whole genome shotgun sequence genome carries:
- the LOC102607193 gene encoding B-box zinc finger protein 19; translated protein: MRTLCDVCESAAAILFCAADEAALCRSCDEKVHMCNKLASRHVRVGLANPSDVPRCDICENAPAFFYCEIDGSSLCLQCDMTVHVGGKRTHGRYLLLRQRVEFPGDKAGRLEELALQSLDQNKITRDQTQPFRITARENQQNHRGSPVPMLDGNADGDGKVDNKLIDLNARPNRGQASNNQGMDVLSGTNHDSAGVVPVGSFKREPEN